Proteins from one Desmodus rotundus isolate HL8 chromosome 9, HLdesRot8A.1, whole genome shotgun sequence genomic window:
- the DAND5 gene encoding DAN domain family member 5 isoform X1 — translation MLLSQLTTLLSLLSGVWLPRGLGRPGPQGLPPQPGAAANQTQTLGQGALVSLVPSSALSSWKAFLDLQKTGHMGTGGLQHGQQVAATMSLPLNPQEVAQEMCKAVPFTQVLSQPGCMTMRLRNHLCFGQCSSLYVPGVDSAPLVLCNSCVPTQRRWAPVFLWCWVGSPVSRRRVKISTLLVERCQCHPKV, via the exons ATGCTCCTCAGCCAGCTGACCACTCTCCTGAGCCTGCTCAGTGGAGTCTGGCTACCCAGAGGCCTGGGGAGGCCTGGACCCCAGggtctcccaccccagcctggagCTGCTGCCAATCAGACCCAAACTCTGGGCCAAGGGGCCCTGGTCTCCCTGGTGCCATCCTCTGCTCTCAGCAGCTGGAAGGCTTTCTTGGACCTGCAGAAAACTGGGCATATGGGGACAGGTGGGCTGCAGCATGGGCAGCAGGTGGCTGCCACCATGTCTCTCCCACTGAACCCACAGGAAGTGGCCCAGGAGATGTGCAAGGCTGTGCCCTTCACTCAG GTGCTCTCCCAGCCGGGATGCATGACCATGCGCCTCCGTAATCACCTCTGCTTTGGCCAGTGCTCCTCACTCTACGTCCCTGGTGTGGACTCTGCCCCACTTGTCCTCTGCAACAGCTGTGTGCCCACTCAAAGGCGCTGGGCACCCGTGTTCCTGTGGTGTTGGGTGGGCAGCCCAGTCTCTCGTCGACGGGTGAAGATATCCACATTGCTGGTCGAGAGATGTCAGTGCCACCCGAAGGTGTGA